The following proteins are co-located in the Pseudomonas synxantha genome:
- a CDS encoding substrate-binding periplasmic protein, producing the protein MFSPWRLAAGLTLWALGSAAWTQAGAAQLVRVGAAHFPPYTVRPEQGADTGLLPQLLEALNAEQSDYQFVLVPTSIPRRFRDFEQGRVDMAIFENPSWGWQEIAHTSVDMGLEDAEIFVAQRQAGRDQSYFADLTGKRLAVFSGYHYAFANFNPDPKNMAEHFNATLTYSHDSNLLMVARGRADIALVTRSYLSDFMVRNVSMARQFLVSERIDQVYHHYALLRPKAPITGDAFSALLKGLRDNGQMLKIFEPYRIDVTPLP; encoded by the coding sequence TGCAGGACTTACATTATGGGCACTGGGCAGCGCCGCGTGGACGCAGGCGGGCGCTGCGCAATTGGTGAGGGTCGGTGCGGCGCACTTTCCGCCCTACACCGTGCGTCCCGAGCAAGGGGCAGACACCGGTTTGCTGCCGCAATTGCTCGAGGCGCTGAACGCTGAGCAAAGCGACTATCAGTTTGTACTGGTACCCACCTCTATCCCCCGGCGTTTTCGCGACTTCGAGCAAGGTCGGGTCGATATGGCGATCTTCGAAAACCCGTCGTGGGGCTGGCAGGAGATTGCCCATACCAGCGTCGACATGGGCCTGGAGGACGCAGAAATCTTCGTCGCTCAACGCCAGGCCGGGCGCGACCAGAGTTACTTCGCCGATCTCACTGGCAAACGCCTGGCGGTATTCAGCGGCTATCACTACGCCTTCGCCAACTTCAACCCCGACCCCAAAAACATGGCCGAACACTTCAACGCCACGTTGACCTATTCCCATGACAGCAACTTGCTGATGGTGGCCCGTGGGCGTGCGGATATCGCGCTGGTCACCCGTTCTTACCTGAGTGATTTCATGGTGCGCAACGTGAGCATGGCCAGGCAGTTCCTGGTGTCGGAGCGCATTGACCAGGTGTATCACCATTACGCATTGCTGCGTCCCAAGGCACCGATCACGGGTGATGCGTTTTCCGCGTTGCTCAAGGGCCTTCGGGACAATGGCCAGATGCTGAAGATCTTTGAGCCTTATCGCATTGATGTAACACCGCTGCCCTGA
- a CDS encoding RNA polymerase factor sigma-70: MTEQVSTGRCDSPLLQAFVDNRLMLVKIAARITGCRSRAEDVVQDAYFRLQSAPTITSSFKAQLSYLFQIVRNLAIDHYRKQALELKYSGTEEEGLNVIIHGASPETSHINFNTLENIADALTQLPQRTRYAFEMYRLHGVPQKDIAKELGVSPTLVNFMIRDALVHCRKVSGSHSDTFARRV; the protein is encoded by the coding sequence ATGACGGAACAAGTATCCACAGGCAGGTGCGATTCACCCCTTCTCCAGGCTTTTGTCGACAACCGGCTCATGCTGGTGAAGATCGCGGCACGTATCACCGGTTGCCGCTCCCGCGCCGAAGATGTGGTTCAAGACGCCTACTTCCGATTGCAGTCTGCGCCGACGATCACTTCATCGTTCAAGGCCCAGCTGAGCTACCTGTTCCAGATCGTGCGCAACCTGGCCATCGATCACTACCGCAAGCAGGCCCTGGAGCTCAAATACTCCGGGACCGAAGAGGAAGGCTTGAATGTGATTATTCACGGCGCTTCACCGGAAACCTCCCACATCAATTTCAACACTCTGGAAAACATCGCCGACGCCCTGACGCAACTGCCCCAGCGCACCCGCTACGCGTTCGAGATGTACCGCCTGCATGGCGTGCCGCAAAAGGATATCGCCAAGGAACTCGGGGTTTCGCCGACGTTGGTGAATTTCATGATTCGCGATGCGTTGGTGCATTGCCGCAAGGTCTCGGGCAGCCATAGTGATACGTTTGCGCGCAGGGTTTGA
- a CDS encoding thioesterase II family protein has product MSAPPRLRLFCLPHSGASASVYARWRRALPDWLQVCPLELPGRGLRMDEPLQRDIKALAAQLAEEISDELDGPYALFGHSLGGLLAFELAHALSARDVPAPLALFASGTAGPARRDVSEYAVEKNDAELIARLRQLQGTAEEALANPELMQLMLPILRADFLLCGSFTYGERKPLGLPIHVFGGKQDSVRADQLLDWQLDTASGFSLDMFDGHHFFLVQHESAVLRCVRRYTEEHLARWRTDAARQRLAV; this is encoded by the coding sequence ATGAGTGCGCCACCCCGGCTGCGCCTGTTTTGCCTGCCGCATTCAGGCGCCAGTGCCTCGGTCTACGCCCGCTGGCGTCGCGCCCTGCCGGATTGGCTGCAGGTGTGCCCGCTGGAATTGCCCGGGCGCGGCCTGCGCATGGACGAGCCGTTGCAGCGCGATATCAAGGCCCTGGCGGCGCAGTTGGCCGAGGAAATCAGCGATGAACTCGACGGCCCCTATGCCCTGTTTGGCCACAGCCTTGGCGGGTTACTGGCCTTTGAATTGGCCCATGCCTTGAGTGCGCGCGATGTGCCGGCGCCGCTGGCGCTGTTCGCTTCCGGCACCGCCGGACCGGCGCGACGCGATGTCAGTGAATACGCCGTCGAAAAAAACGATGCCGAACTGATCGCCCGCTTGCGCCAATTGCAGGGCACCGCCGAAGAAGCCCTGGCCAACCCCGAGTTGATGCAGTTGATGCTGCCGATTTTGCGCGCTGACTTCCTGTTGTGCGGCAGCTTCACCTATGGCGAGCGCAAGCCCCTGGGCCTGCCGATCCATGTGTTCGGCGGCAAGCAGGACAGCGTGCGCGCCGACCAGTTGCTCGACTGGCAGCTCGACACCGCCAGCGGTTTTTCCCTGGACATGTTTGACGGCCACCACTTCTTCCTCGTGCAGCACGAAAGCGCCGTGCTGCGTTGCGTGCGCCGCTATACCGAGGAACACCTGGCGCGCTGGCGCACCGATGCGGCGCGGCAACGGCTTGCCGTCTGA